Part of the Actinomyces howellii genome, CCGGACGTCAGGGAGAGGTGCCCGTGGGCGCCGTCGTCCTGGGCCCGCACGGCGAGCCGCTCGCCGAGGCCGCCAACGCCCGTCAGGCGGAGCACGACCCCACCGCCCACGCCGAGATCCGCGCCCTGCGCGCCGCGGGGGCGGCCTGGGGCGGCTCCCACCTCGAGGGGTGCACACTCGTCGTCACCCTCGAGCCGTGCACGATGTGCGCCGGGGCCATCGTGCTGGCCCGGGTGGCACGGGTGGTCTTCGCCGCCTGGGAGCCCAGGACAGGCGCCTGCGGGTCGGTGCGTGACGTCGTGCGCGACCCGCGAGCCAACCACGTCGTCGAGGTCGTGGCCGGGCTTCGCGCCGAGGAGTCTCGGGCGCTGCTCACCGAGTTCTTCGCCCCCCGGCGCTGAGGGCGGCCAGGCCTCACAGGCTCAGCCCGAACACGGGGACGGCCACGAGCAGGACCACGGCCGTGATGAGGACGACGCCGGCGAGGTTGAGCCAGATGCCGGTGCGCACCATGTCACCCATCTCGATGCAGCCCGAGCTGTAGGCCACCGCGTTGGGAGGCGTGGCCACCGGGAGCATGAAGGCGAAGGTGGCGGCCAGCGCCACGGGCAGCACGAGCAGCAGCATGTTCATCGGGTTGTTGCTGGTCAGGCCGATGCCCAGGGCGACGCCTCCCATGATCGGCAGGAAGGCGGCGGCCGTCGCCGTGTTCGAGGTGATCTCCGTGAGGAAGATGACCAGCGCCGTCACCGTCGCCACGATCGCCACGGTCGGCAGGGCGCCCAGGGACTTGGCCTGCTCGCCGATCCAGATCGACAGGCCGAGCTTGGTGAACATCTGGGACAGGGCGAGGCCGCCTCCGAAGAGCAGCAGGACGTCCCAGGGGAGCTCGTTGGCGGTTCGCCAGTCCAGCAGCCTGACCCCGCGTCCCGTGCCGGCGGGCAGGAGGAACAGCGCGACAGCGGCCGCCATGGCGATGAGGGAGTCGGAGATGGTGAGCGCCGAGCCGGTGTAGTCGAGGAGCAGCGGGACGAACACCCACGACGCCGCCGCGACGAGGAAGACCGCCGCCACGCTCATCTCCCCCCGGCTCATGGGCCCCAGCTCCCTCCACTGCCCGACGATGAGCTCCCGGCCCCCGGGGATCTCGTCGACCTCCGGTGCGAACAGGACGTAGACGATGAGCCACCAGGCCAGCGCCATGAAGACCGCCGCCAGGGGCAGGCCGACGAGCATCCACTGGCCGAAGCCGATCTTGATGCCGTGGGCCTCGTCGAGGTAGGCCACGAGGAGGGCGTTGGGCGGAGTGCCGATGATCGTCGCCACCGAGCCGATCGAGGCGGCGTAGGCGATTCCCAGCATGAGGCCGGTCGACAGCCTCCTGACCCTCTCGGCGCCGCCGATGAGGCCGGAGACGAGGTTGAGGACGGACAAGCCGATGGGGAGCATGACGACGGCGGTGGCGGTGTTGGACACCCACATCGACAGGAAGCCCGTGGCCACCATGAAGCCCAGGACGAGACGGCGGGGCCGGGTGCCCACGAGCAGGACGACCCCCAGGGCGATGCGTCGGTGCAGGTTCCACCTCTGCATCGCCAGTGCGAGCATGAAGCCCCCCATGAACAGGTAGATCGTGTCCGAGGCGTAGGGAGCGGCGACCTCCTTGAAGGCGGCGACCTGGAAGGCGGGGAAGATGACCATGGGCAGCAGGGCCGTGGCCGCCAGCGGGATCGCCTCGGTCATCCACCACACCCCCAGCAGGACGGCGGCCGCGGCCACGACCCTCAGCCCGAGGTCGGAGTAGCCCGCCTCGGCGGCCGCCGACGCCCCGGAGGCGGCGACGACCTCCTCGATCCCGTCGGCGGGGAAGGCGACGAAGACGAGGGCGGCCAGGGCGAGACCGGCGACGATGCCCACCGTGCGCCGCGTGCGGGTCCGCGCGTCCGGAGGGGGCTGGGAGGTCGCCGGGGCCACGGAGGTCGAGGTGTGCGTGATCGGTGTACTCATGGGGATCTCCTCGGGCAGGCTCATGACGTCGAGGGACGGTCCGGCAGCGCGCCGGGTGCAGCGTCCCAGGGGTGTCGGTCCGGGAAGGACCCGGACGGTACGGACCGGGTGCGCCTCGGGGCGCCGGCGGGTCCTGCTGCTCAGTCCGTGTCGCCGGCCCGGGGCCGGGCGACGGGTGCGGTGCCGTCGGGGCACCGGGACGGGGGCGGCGCGTCGGTGCGCCCGCCCCTGGAGGATCGCGCGGGTATCAGTCGGTTCGCTGGTCGCAGTCTCAGGATGCGCGTGCCCGTGACGAGCGTGTCGCCCGTCACGGGGATGCGGAATGATGGCCAGGTGGGTCGGTGGCTGTCAAGAGGAACGGCGGAGGCCGTGCCCCGCCGTCGGCTGCGGGGCGGCTCGTCGGGGCCGACGAAGGCGTCACCGTCCTGCGCTCGCGGGCGGGCCGGGTGTGCGCGACCTCGCAGACGGCGCGGTTGGGCCCCGAGGCTCGCGCCGTGTACCCTCGACCTCTGAGGTAGCGTGTCCGAGCGGCCGAAGGTGCAGATCTCGAAAGTCTGTGTGGTTCATAGCCACCCTGGGTTCGAATCCCAGCGCTACCGCCATCAAGGACCCCGCGACTCCGCCACGACGGTGGAGCCGCGGGGTCTGCGCGTGTGGCTGACCGGGTCGCCACCAGGTCGATGAGGTCGCACAGTGGCGCGTGAGGTCGCACAGTGGCGCGTGAGGTCGCACCTCGGACGTGCGACCTCACGACCCATGTGGCGACCCGACCGTGCCGACGGGCTCGGGAGCGGGCGGGGCGGGCGCGGTGCGCCTACTGCACGGCCAGCAGGACGCCACTGGCCTCCAAGGTCTGGCTGATGTCGTGGCTGTAGAAGGCGTGCGCCGTATTGGACTTCGACACCCCGACGGCGCCTCCGATGATGGCGCTGCCTGTCGAGGAGCGGTAGACCACGACGGTCTCGCCCTGCGGTCCGGTGGCGAAGTCCACGCTCTGGGACAGGTAGAAGTTCTTGCCTGCCAGGGAGCCGACGGCGATGGACAGGCCCATCTTGCCCTTGGACAGGGCCAGGCCCCCGGTCGGGGTCGGCTCGGCCTTCCACCCGTCCTGGGTGAAGATCTGGGAGATAAGGGAACGTGCCTGGTCGACGGGGAGGTTGACGATGAAGGTCTTTTCTGCCACGGCTGCAGAGCATAGGGTCCTGTCGCCGATGACGCACCCGGGAGCACGGCGCTGGCACGAGGCGTGCCAGGAGCCAGGCCGAACGGACCGTGCCCCCGCCGGAGCCGGTCCGTTGGCGTCAGGGGTGGCGTTTACGCCCGAGCCCGGTAGGCTGCGGTCAGAGTCTGTCCGTCGAGGGGTGCCCACGAGGTAGGTCACCAGGTAGGTAGGGGGAGCGCGTGTCCGTTCAGAACGCAGCCGGGACCTGGGACGAGGACCCTGACGGCGCCTCGATCCTTCTGGCCACCGGGCGTGCCCGCCACGACCTGCTCGTCGTCGCCGAGCCCGCTCTCCTGGCCGACCTCGACGACGACTGGGGCGCCCCCGCCTCCCGTGTGCGCCTGTCCTTCCTGCCCGGTGTCTCCGCTCCGGGCACTGTGGGCCAGGAGGACGCGCTGGCCTCCTACGAGTACCGCGGACGGGGAGTGCTCATCGCCCGCGGACGCACCGCTGCCTTCGAGGGCCGGCCCGCACGGCGCACGACGGCCCTGGCTCGCACGGTGGCCTCCCAGGTGCCCGCGGCGCTCCTCGTGACCCGAGCCACCAGCCTGGGGGGCCTCGCCCCGGGCGGGTTCCTGCCGATCGCCGACCACCTCAACCTCGGCGGCCAGCCGTTGTTCCCCTCCAGTCGCATGGTCGAGGCAGCCTGGGACGAGTCCTTGACGGCGACCCTGGCCGGGCTTGACGGGGTCGGGGAGCCCGGCGTCGTCGCCCTGACCCCCGGGCCCGTGCGTCCCACCCGGGCCGAGGCCGCTGTCATGGCGGGCATGGGGGCCCAGGCGGCTGTGTGCGACTCCGTGGCCGAGGCCATGGCCCTGGCCGCCCGCGGGGTGCGGGTCGCGGGGCTGGCCTACCTCGACGCGGAGGTCGCCGGCACAGGGGCGGCTGGGGCCGCGGCGACCCCGGCGCAGCTGCCTGCGCCACAGGTCGTGCGCGCCGCAGTCCTGACGGCGCTCGGCGCCCTGCGCTGAGCGGGTGCCGCTGGTCCCGGCTGACGGACCGCCTGCGCCTCGGGCCCGGCCCCCGCTAAGGTCGGCGCTGTGAAGCCCTTCCTCCTCCTGGCCACGCGCGACGACGACGGCGCCGCGGACGCCGAGTACCAGTCCTTCCTCGAGCGCACCGGTCTGGACGAGCGCGACCTCGTCCGCCACCGCCTGGAGGCCCATCCGATGCCCGAGCTCGACCTCGATGCCTGGTCCGGGATCCTCGTGGGCGGCTCGCCGTACAACACGACGACGCCCGAGGACCGCAAGTCCGCGGCCCAGAAGCGGGTGGAGGCGGAGGTCGACGTCCTGCTCACCCGCCTGGTCGAGGCCGACTTCCCCTTCCTGGGGGCCTGCTACGGGATCGGAACCCTGGCCTACCACGAGGGCGCCGTCATCGACTCGACCTTCGCCGAGCCGGTCAGCGCCCCGGAGATCACGCTGACCGAGGCCGGGCTGGCCGACCCGCTGTGCGCCGGGATGGCCTCGACCTTCCGCGCCTTCGTCGCTCACAAGGACGCGGTCCTCGTGCCCCCGCCCCGGGCGACGGTGCTGGCCACCTCCGCGAGCTGCCCCGTGCAGATGCTGCGCGTGCGCACCAGGCTCTACGCCACCCAGTTCCATCCCGAGCTCGATCCCGAGGCGATCTCCTACAGGCTGGGCCGCTACACCGGGCACGGCTACTTCAAGACCGAGGACCTGGCTGCCATCCAGGAGTGGTCCTACACCCAGGACGTGAGCGGCTCCTGGGCGGTGCTGCGCAACTTCGTCGAGCTCTTCGCCCGCGACTGAGCGCAGGCACCGCCGGAGGTCCCGGGCACGGTCCTGCACCACCAGAGGCGGCCCGCGTGGCTGCGCTCGTCGGGAGACGCCGGGAATGGGGGCGCGGCACACGGTGTTGCCCCTGGCGTGCCCGCTCACCCCTGACGAAAGGTGCGCACACATGTCCACGATCGTGATCATCGGTGGCCACGGCAAGGTCGCCCGCGTTCTTGCCCAGCTGCTCGTCGACGACGGACACGAGGTCGTCTCGCTCATCCGCGACCCCGACCAGGCCGCTGAGGTCGCCGCCACCGGCGCCCAGCCCCGTGTCCTGTCGGTCGAGGACGCCACCCAGGCCGATCTCGCCGACGCCATGAGGGGCGCCGACGCCGTCGTGTGGTCCGCCGGGGCCGGCGGGAAGGGAGGTCCCGCCCGCACCGAGGCGGTCGACCACCTCGCGGCGGTGCGTTCCATGGAGGCCGCCCGGCAGGCGGGGGTACGACGCTACGTCATGGTCTCGTGGATCGGCTCCCACGGTCCGCAGCCCGTCCCGGAGGACCACCCCCTGCGCACCTACGCCCTGGCCAAGCTCGAGGCCGACCGCTACCTGCAGTCCACGGACCTCGACTGGACGATCGTAGGCCCCGGGAGCCTCACCCTCGACGCCCCCAGCGGCCGGATCGAGGTCGGCAGGGTGGCCGACGCGGCGGAGACCTTCACCTCCCGCGGCAACGTCGCCTCCGTCATCGTCACCGCCCTGGGTGAGCCTGCGACCATCGGCCGGGTCATCCCCTTCCGCGACGGCTCCACCGAGATCGCCCAGGCGCTCGCCGACGTGCCCGCCGAGCTGGCCGACCTGTCCTGATCCAGCCCCTCCGCCCCCGGGGCCCGGCGCCTCACCGTGCCCCAGGGGCGGGGGCGCCGACGACGCGGCGCCGGCGGAGCTCAGTCGCGCGCGAAGTGGCTGGCGAAGTTGCGGATGATGCGCCCGGCCACGTGCTGCTCGATGCTGCGTGCCTCGGCGACGACGTCCTCGATCATGCCCGGCTCGCCGTAGCCGGCGTCGGCGTAGATCGACAGGCGCTGGGCGAAGCGCTCGGCGTCGAGCTCAGGGTTGAACTGGGTGCCGTAGACGTTGGTGCCCACCCGGATCATCTGGACCGGGCAGTCCGGTGAGCTGGCCAGCAGCGTCGCGTGCGGCGGCACCTCGACCGCGCCCTCGGTGTGGCCGACGAAGGAGGTGAAGGTCTGCGGCATGCCCGCGAGCACGGGGTCCTGGCGGCCCTCGGCGGTGAGGAACACGTCAGCGGCCCCCGGCTCCTCGCCGAACCGGGGAGAGGTCTGAGTGCCGAGGTACCCCGCCAGGACCTCAAGGCCGAAGCCGGTGGCCAGCAGGGGGATCCCCTCCTTGAGGGCCACGGCGAGCAGCTCGCGGACCTGCTCCTCGGCGCGCAGCCGGGTGCGGGTCTTGGCGGTCTCGGGGGTTGACGCGTCATAGGGGGCGCCTCCGATGAGGATCCCCGACACGTCCCCGGCGGCGAAGGAGTCGAGGAAGTCGACCTCCTCGAGGGGCACGTGGTGCAGGTCGTCGCGACGGAGCCCTCCCTGGGCGAGGAAGGACTCGTACTCGTTGTCCGCGGCCTCGGTCTCGGGGCGCGTTGACACCATGATGAAGGGCTTCACGCGCACACCCTACGGTGCTTGGGGGGTGCGGTGCCGTGATGTGCCGCGCATCGGACTCGCACAGGGCTCGTACGGGGCTCGTACGGGGCTCGTGCGGGGCTCGTACAGGCCTCTGGAGTCCGCGGGGTCACGCGGACAGGGCGATGAGGACGACGAGGAGCAGCCAGGCCGCGGTCACGGCGGAGCCGACGACGATGCCCAGCCAGGCCAGGGAGTGGCCGGTGGCATAGGAGCGGCGCAGGCGCCGCAGGGAGTAGGTCCCCAGGATGACAGCCACGATCCCGAGGCCGGGGATCGGGCTGAGCACGGTGCACACGAGGGCGGCCACCGCCGCCGCGTCGGCGTGCTGCGCAGGAGCCTGGTAGCCGGGGCCGGAGAAGATCTGCTGGGCGTCGAGTCCCTCGGTCCCCGGGAAGACGAAGCCCTGGGGGACGATCTGCGTGGGGTCGACGAGGCCGGGCTCCTGACTCATGAGGCCCATCATGCCCCGCGGCTCGACGGCCCGCCTCGTCCCCCGGGAGGACCCGGCCCCCGGCGCCGGCGGCGATGGCACTGTCGATGGCATAGACTGGCATCCCGTCGGGACTGAGCCGGGTCCTGTCCGGCGGTCGACTGCTCGGCGCCGTCCACCCCCGATCCTGCGACAGGAGACCACGGTGTCGTCATCCTCCTCAGCTCCCGCCCCTCGGGGTGTCCAGCGCGGCTGGCGCCTGCACGGCGACGGACGCTCGATCGCGCCAGGCGCGGTGGTCGCCGCCGGCGAGCGGCTGTCGTGGCCGCGGACCATCGGCATCGGCGCCCAGCACGTCGTCGCCATGTTCGGCGCCACCTTCCTCGTGCCGCTGCTCACCGGCTTCCCGCCGGCCACGACCCTGTTCTTCAGCGCCGTCGGCACGCTCCTGTTCTTCCTCATCACCGCCGGACGCCTGCCCTCCTACCTCGGGTCCTCCTTCGCGCTCATCGCGCCGATCCTCGCGGTCTCCTCCTCCCTGGGCGCCTCCTACGCCCAGGGCGGCGTCATCGCCACCGGGGCCGCCCTGGCCGTGGTCGGCCTCATCGTCCACCGTGCCGGCGTGCGCTGGATCGACGCGCTCATGCCGCCGGTCGTCACGGGTGCCATCGTGGCGCTCATCGGCCTCAACCTCGCCCCTGCCGCGTGGTCCAACGTCCAGGCCGGACCGGTCTCGGCCCTGGTCACGATCGGCTCGATCTGCCTGGTCACGGTCCTGTTCAAGGGCATCATCGGGCGCCTGTCCATCCTCGTGGGCGTCCTCATCGGCTACGTCGTGGCCGTGTGCCTGGGTGAGGTGAACTTCGAGCCGGTCTCCCAGGCCGCGTGGTTCGGTCTGCCCCACTTCCACGCCCCGGCCTTCGACTCCTCGACCCTGGGCCTGTTCATCCCGGTCGTCTTCGTCCTCGTCGCCGAGAACGTCGGACACGTCAAGTCGGTGGCGGCCATGACCGGGGACAACCTCGACGACGTCACCGGCAGGGCTCTGCTGGCCGACGGCCTGGCAACCGTTCTGGCCGGCAGCGGCGGGGGCTCGGGCACGACCACCTACGCGGAGAACATCGGGGTCATGGCGGCGACCCGCGTGTACTCCACCGCCGCCTACGTCGTGGCCGCGGGCTTCGCCTTCGCGCTGTCCCTCATGCCCAAGTTCGGGGCGATCATCGCCACGATCCCCCAGGGCGTGCTCGGAGGAGCCGGAACCGTTCTCTACGGCATGATCGGCATGCTCGGCGTGCGCATCTGGGTGCAGAACCGCGTGGACTTCTCCAACCCGGTCAACCTCAACACGGCGGCGGTGGCGCTCGTCGTCGCCATCGCCAACTTCACGTGGGCACCGGCCGGCATGACCTTCGAGGGCATCGCCCTGGGGACGGCGGCGGCCCTCGTCGTCTACCACGCCATGCGGGTCGTCTCGAACCTGCGGGGCACCAACCTCGAGCAGGCCTCGCCCGCCTCGGCCCCGGCGGGCACCGAGCTGGAGGGACCGGCCTACGCCCGGCGCCACTCCCGGCGGGCCGCCTCCGGCGATCAGCCCGGACCCGACGAGGTCTGAGCCCGGTCGGCTCCGGTCGTCGGTGCCGGCCGTCAGGAGAGCCGCCGTCGGGCGCGGCCGCGGCCCCGCCCAGCATGTCCGGCGACCGCAGGACCCTCGGGTCAGCCCTGTGACGAGGCGGACGGGCTCGCGCAGCCCGAGGGAGCGCTGATCGCCTCCCCGGCACGCAGCATGCTGATCTCGCCGGCAGACAGGATGCTCTCGGAGTACTCCTCGCCGAGGACGACACTGACCGTCGCGTCGGCAGGGTCCTGGTTCTCGTCGATCTGGACGACGACGGTCCCGGTGAAGATCCGGGCCAGCGAGTAGGCGTTGACGAGGCCGGACTCCGAGGTGGTCAGCTGGACCTCACCGGTGTAGGCGCCCTTGGGCCAGTCCGAGGTGTTGGACACGACGATCCCCGCGTCCGACAGCGCGTCGGCCACGACGCCGGCCAGGCCGGCGGTGTCGGTGCCGTTGTAGACGTTGACGGGGAAAGAGGTGACCTCGACGGTCACGGCGTTGGCGGGCGGGCAGGGCTGGACCACCGGGGTCGCGTCGTCCGAGGCCGAGGAGAAGCCCGGGTCGAGGGGGACCGGCAGCACGCCCGTCCAGACCATGAGGCTGAGCACCACGAGCAGCGCCATGGCCGCGAGGGTGCCGCCGATCACGGTCGTCTGACGGTTACGGAGACGACGGCGGTACTCGGCGCGGGGGTCTGGCGTGGTGCTCACGCGCCCCAGGGTAATGGACGACGTCCCGGCACGTGCGAGCGGCGGGAGGGCTTCACCGGACGCGCTGGTCGCTGCGCGCGGCGCGGTGCGCGCGCCCACGGGCTCGGTGGCTGCGGGAGACGGGCTGGGAGGGCAGGAGGCGGACCGAGGCCGCAGGGCCCGGGTCCCAGGTGTCGTGGAGCTCGAGCGCGAGACGATCGAGGCCGCTGGCCACCGACTGGGCGCCGACGGCGTCCTCCACGGGAAGGGCCACCTGTGCGATGAGCCCGTCGGGCCGCAGGACGCGACCCGGTGCGTCGAGGGGCAGGGAGCGTGACAGCTCGGGGGAGATGAGGGAGGTCGCAGGGTCGCTCAGGCGCAGCTCGAGCCGTGTGCCGACCAGGGGCTGCAGGGCCGGTGGCAGGTCCTCTGGACGCGAGACGGTCATGACGACGTGGACTCCCAGCCGTCGCCCCCGGTGCACGAGCTCGTCGAGGGAGTCGACCAGCTCGGGGAAGTCGGCGCGCAGCACGCCGGCCCCGTCGACCAGGACGACGACGTCGGCGCTGGCCAGGCCCGGCAGCCGCCCGGCCGCGTGCTGCTCACGGAGCATCTCCAGGGAGTCGATGCGGTGGGCAGACAGGATGCGCTCGCGGTGGTCGAGCATCGAGGCGAGCTCGTCGAGGACCCGGCGCATCCGGGCGCGGTCCCCGCGGGTGGCGACCTCAGCGACGTTGGGCAGGGGCTTGAGGTGCGCCATGGACCCGCCGATGGCGTCGAGCCCGTAGAAGGTGAGTCGCTCGGGCCGGACGGTCAGTGCCGCCGAGACGGCCAGGGTCCACAGGAAGGTCGTGCGGCCGGACTGGGGCGCGCCGACGAGGCACACGTGGCCGCCCCTGGCGCCCAGGTCGATCACCCAGGGGACCTGGCGCTGGTAGGAGGGGTCGTCGAGCAGGCCGACGGGGACGGTCAGCCCGACGGTCGAGCGGACCCGCCCCGGGGCCGTGACGCCGTGGGGACCGCGGTCGAGCGGGGCGCCGTAGACAGCCGGCAGCGGGAGCGCCCGGGGCAGCGGGGGCAGCCACACCTGCGGGCCGCGGCGGCTGTCGTCGCGCAGACGGGAGACCACCTGCTCCAGGACGCTCAGACCCGGCCTCCTCGAGGCCGGAGGAGGACCGACGCGGCGCTCGCTGGGGCTCAGGCCGTTGAAGACCGGCAGGCGCACGGGGACGGGCTCGTCGACCTCCTCCGGCTCGGGGGAGGGGGCTCGCTGCTCGACAGGGGCTGACACGTGCGCGGCGCGCAGGCGGGTGTAGACGCTCGTGTCGACCGACAGGTACCCGTAGCCGGGCGTGGCGGGCAGGTGGAACGCGTCGGGCCGCCCCAGGACGGCCACGGACTCGGCCTCCGAGAAGGTGCGCAGGACGATGCGGTAGGACAGGTAGGCGTCGAGGTCGCGCAGGCCGGCTCCGGGAAGGTGCTGACTGGTGAGCAGGAGGTGGACGCCGACCGCGCGGCCGATCCGGCCGATGGTGAGCAGCAGCTCGGCGAAGTCCGGATCGGTGTCGAGCAGCTCACCGAGGCCGTCGATGATGATGAGCTGGTGGGCCAGGGGCGGCATCTCAGGGTGGTCCGCGCGCCGCAGGCGGTAGTGGCTGATGTCTGGTGAGCCCGCCTGGCGCAGCTGCTCCTGGCGGCGCATGACCTCCCCGGCGATCGCCGTGCGGGCCCTGCGGGCCAGGCCGGGGTCGGCCACGAGGTGGTCGATGAGGCCCACGACATGAGGCAGCCCCGCGAAGGGCGCGAAGGTCGCTCCGCCCTTGACGTCGACGAGCACCATCGTGAGGTCCTCAGGGCGGTGCCCGGCGGCCAGCGCCGTCACGAGGGTGCGCATGAGCTCGGACTTGCCCGAGCCCGTCGCTCCCACGCACAGTCCGTGCGGCCCCACGCCCAGCTGGGCGGCCTCCTTGAGGTCGAGCAGGACCGGTCGGCCCGTGTCATCGGTACCGATGGGCACGCGCAGGAAGTCGCGCGCCGGACGCGGCGCCCAGGCACGCTCCGGGTCGAGGGCCCCGGGGTCCCCCAGACCGAGCAGGGTGGCGGTTGAGCGCCCCGGGTCCGCTGCCTGCGTCGTCCGGGGCACGCGCAGCGGCGCCAGGGCGCGGCTCACCCCCTCGGCCAGCGCGGGGCCCAGACGGTCGGCGAGGACGACCCGGGGGCGAGAACCGGGGCCCTCGGACGCCCGCGGGTCGCTGACCTCGACCGTGCCGTCCCGGCGCAGCGCCAGCCGCAGCCTGGTGCCCGCCGGCTCCAGGCTCGCGTCGGTCAGGAGGTGGATGACGGTGGCGCCGATGTCCTGGGCGCCGAGGGAGGAGTCAGGGATGGCCAGGTCACGAGACACCCGGTCGGTGTCGAGGACGACGAGCAGGCGGGTGGAGCGGCGCAGCTCGTGCTCGGTCCCGGTGCGTCTGCGCTCGGCCGCCGCCTTGGCGGCCGCGGCGATCTCCGGGCCCAGGACCTCCTCGAGGGCGCCCTGGTCGGCCGCGACCCGCCGGCTCGCCACCGGGCCGTCGAAGGACCCGTCGATCGTGAGGTGCGGCAACCGGGAGACGCAGTCCCAGTGGGGGGCGCAGGGCTCGTCGTGGGCCAGGGCGATGTGCAGGTCCTGGGGGCTGTGGTGGACGGCGGCCTGGACGAGGAGCGTGCGAGCCAGGTCCCGGGCGAGCTCTCGCGGTCCGACGATGCTGACCTGGCCGGCGCCGTCGAGGTCGATGAGTGCGGGCATGGCCTCCTGGACGGCGTGGGCGCGCACGACCGCCCGCGCCTGGGCCAGGAGCTGGGGGTCGGCCGCGGCCGTGTCGGCCTGCGGGGGCATGGCCGCCAGGGGCAGGTGCAGGTCGGCGGTTCCGGCCCTCAGGAGAAGGAAGTCAGGGTCCGTGCGGCGACGTGCCCAGCGTCGGGCCGGGTCGATCGCCCAGGCGGGCAGCGCCGAGGGGCCGGGGTGGGTCAGGTGGGCGCCTCGTCGGGTCTCCTGGGCGGTGCGCTCGAGCTCGGCGGTCGCGGCCATGAGCGAGCGCAGGTACCGGGTGCGCTGCTCACGGCGCTGACGCGCCTGGGTCCCGCGCCGTGACGTGACGGTGACGAGCAGGCCGACCGCGGTGCCGACCGCCACGAGGGCGGCGAGCACGACGAGGATGACGTTCGAGCGCGCCACGGCGGTGACGACGAGGGCCGAGCCGGCTCCGACAAGAGTGAGAGCCGGACCGACCGGCATGAGCTGGCCCGAGCCGGTGCCCGTGTGTGCGGGGGGCGAGGGGAGGATGACGGGGGAGGGTGCCTCGGTGGGACCTGAGCCGCGCTCCGGGCGGTCGATGACTCGGATCACGGTGCCTCACCTCGCCGCAGGGAGCTGCCGGTGGCCTCGACGGCCTGCGCGGCGATCTCGCAGATCGCGGCCGCCGTGCGCCGTCTCAAGGGCACCGGGCCCGGGGCCCCGGCCAGCGCCGGGTCGTGGGGCACGAGCGTCTCTGCCGGGCTCAGGCGAGGCAGGAGCGGACGTCCTGGCGAGGTCGCGACGACGGCGTGGAGGACCGCGGGTGCGCCCAGGGGCGGCATCGTGCGTGAGAGCCGGTCGACAAGGAGCCGGCTGCGCTCGAGCTGCCGGCGTCTGGCGGGGGAAACGAGCACGATGACGTGGTGGGCGCGGGCCAGCTCCGCGATCTCCTCGGTGGCCAGGACCCCGGTCTCGACCACCCAGGTGTCGGGCGAGGTGGACAGCTCCTCGTGGGCGCGTGCCCACGGCGCGGGCAGGGTGTCGCCCTCGGTGGGCAGGCGCAGGCAGGAGGTCAGCCCGTCGGGGCCGGTGGGCAGGCCGGTCCCCGGTGAGGCGGGCAGGTGCCCGTGGCTCCCCACCGCGGTGCCCTGCTCGGGACCGGCGGCGTCGGCGGCCCGGGGCTGGCCGGCGTCCCAGATGACCTCGAAGGGCAGGGCGGCGGAGGGGCCGCCGGGTCCCGGGGAGGCGGCGACAAGGGTCCCGGGCAGACGCCGTGCCCTGACAAGGGCACCGGTGAGCTGGACCGCCAGGGTCGTCGACCCGCAGCCGTGGACGGATGGGACCACGGCCAGGCGGCAGGTGCGGGGCAGCGCGCGGCAGATCGCCTCGTGGGAGCGGATGACGCGGCGTCGAGAGGACACGGCCCCGCCGAGGGCCAGGCCGAGCAGGTCGGCGTCGCGCACAAGGTCCCGCAGGCCCCCGGTCGGG contains:
- a CDS encoding nucleoside deaminase, translated to MRRALELAAQAGRQGEVPVGAVVLGPHGEPLAEAANARQAEHDPTAHAEIRALRAAGAAWGGSHLEGCTLVVTLEPCTMCAGAIVLARVARVVFAAWEPRTGACGSVRDVVRDPRANHVVEVVAGLRAEESRALLTEFFAPRR
- a CDS encoding SLC13 family permease, whose amino-acid sequence is MSTPITHTSTSVAPATSQPPPDARTRTRRTVGIVAGLALAALVFVAFPADGIEEVVAASGASAAAEAGYSDLGLRVVAAAAVLLGVWWMTEAIPLAATALLPMVIFPAFQVAAFKEVAAPYASDTIYLFMGGFMLALAMQRWNLHRRIALGVVLLVGTRPRRLVLGFMVATGFLSMWVSNTATAVVMLPIGLSVLNLVSGLIGGAERVRRLSTGLMLGIAYAASIGSVATIIGTPPNALLVAYLDEAHGIKIGFGQWMLVGLPLAAVFMALAWWLIVYVLFAPEVDEIPGGRELIVGQWRELGPMSRGEMSVAAVFLVAAASWVFVPLLLDYTGSALTISDSLIAMAAAVALFLLPAGTGRGVRLLDWRTANELPWDVLLLFGGGLALSQMFTKLGLSIWIGEQAKSLGALPTVAIVATVTALVIFLTEITSNTATAAAFLPIMGGVALGIGLTSNNPMNMLLLVLPVALAATFAFMLPVATPPNAVAYSSGCIEMGDMVRTGIWLNLAGVVLITAVVLLVAVPVFGLSL
- a CDS encoding nucleoside phosphorylase-I family protein is translated as MSVQNAAGTWDEDPDGASILLATGRARHDLLVVAEPALLADLDDDWGAPASRVRLSFLPGVSAPGTVGQEDALASYEYRGRGVLIARGRTAAFEGRPARRTTALARTVASQVPAALLVTRATSLGGLAPGGFLPIADHLNLGGQPLFPSSRMVEAAWDESLTATLAGLDGVGEPGVVALTPGPVRPTRAEAAVMAGMGAQAAVCDSVAEAMALAARGVRVAGLAYLDAEVAGTGAAGAAATPAQLPAPQVVRAAVLTALGALR
- a CDS encoding glutamine amidotransferase; amino-acid sequence: MKPFLLLATRDDDGAADAEYQSFLERTGLDERDLVRHRLEAHPMPELDLDAWSGILVGGSPYNTTTPEDRKSAAQKRVEAEVDVLLTRLVEADFPFLGACYGIGTLAYHEGAVIDSTFAEPVSAPEITLTEAGLADPLCAGMASTFRAFVAHKDAVLVPPPRATVLATSASCPVQMLRVRTRLYATQFHPELDPEAISYRLGRYTGHGYFKTEDLAAIQEWSYTQDVSGSWAVLRNFVELFARD
- a CDS encoding SDR family oxidoreductase; the encoded protein is MSTIVIIGGHGKVARVLAQLLVDDGHEVVSLIRDPDQAAEVAATGAQPRVLSVEDATQADLADAMRGADAVVWSAGAGGKGGPARTEAVDHLAAVRSMEAARQAGVRRYVMVSWIGSHGPQPVPEDHPLRTYALAKLEADRYLQSTDLDWTIVGPGSLTLDAPSGRIEVGRVADAAETFTSRGNVASVIVTALGEPATIGRVIPFRDGSTEIAQALADVPAELADLS
- a CDS encoding glutamine amidotransferase-related protein; this encodes MKPFIMVSTRPETEAADNEYESFLAQGGLRRDDLHHVPLEEVDFLDSFAAGDVSGILIGGAPYDASTPETAKTRTRLRAEEQVRELLAVALKEGIPLLATGFGLEVLAGYLGTQTSPRFGEEPGAADVFLTAEGRQDPVLAGMPQTFTSFVGHTEGAVEVPPHATLLASSPDCPVQMIRVGTNVYGTQFNPELDAERFAQRLSIYADAGYGEPGMIEDVVAEARSIEQHVAGRIIRNFASHFARD
- a CDS encoding DUF4190 domain-containing protein, giving the protein MSQEPGLVDPTQIVPQGFVFPGTEGLDAQQIFSGPGYQAPAQHADAAAVAALVCTVLSPIPGLGIVAVILGTYSLRRLRRSYATGHSLAWLGIVVGSAVTAAWLLLVVLIALSA